In Thermococcus thioreducens, a genomic segment contains:
- a CDS encoding XTP/dITP diphosphatase — translation MRLAFITSNPGKVEEAKKYFEPLGVEVYQLRMEYPEIQADSLEEVALFGLEWLARKIDGPFFLDDSGLFIDALGGFPGVYSAYVYRTLGIGGILKLMDGLEDRNAHFRSVIAYWDGEAHIFTGRVDGEITTSPRGSGGFGFDPIFRPRGFNITFAEMTTEQKNVISHRGRALKAFADWLKENLK, via the coding sequence ATGAGGCTGGCGTTCATCACTTCCAACCCCGGAAAGGTCGAGGAGGCGAAGAAGTACTTCGAACCGCTTGGCGTTGAGGTGTACCAGCTCCGGATGGAGTACCCGGAGATACAGGCTGACAGCTTGGAGGAGGTCGCCCTCTTCGGCCTTGAATGGCTTGCCAGAAAGATTGATGGGCCGTTCTTTCTCGATGATTCTGGGCTGTTTATAGATGCCCTTGGCGGCTTCCCGGGGGTGTATTCTGCCTACGTTTACAGAACCCTTGGAATAGGTGGAATTCTCAAGCTGATGGATGGCCTTGAGGACAGAAATGCCCACTTCAGGAGCGTTATAGCTTACTGGGACGGTGAGGCTCACATCTTTACCGGAAGGGTCGATGGCGAGATAACCACATCTCCAAGGGGAAGCGGCGGTTTTGGCTTCGACCCGATATTCAGGCCTCGGGGATTTAACATAACTTTTGCCGAAATGACAACCGAACAGAAGAACGTCATCTCCCACAGGGGACGTGCCCTGAAGGCCTTTGCTGACTGGTTAAAAGAAAACCTTAAATAA
- a CDS encoding adenosine-specific kinase, giving the protein MVKIDVVDIEKPEGVEVIIGQGNFSIFTVDDLAKTLLTTVPGIRFGIAMNEAKPQLTRFTGNDPELEKLAAKNALKIGAGHVFVILMKNAFPINVLNAVKNHPAVAMVYGASENPFQVIIAETDLGRSVLGIVDGKAANRIEDEELRKERRELVEKIGYKID; this is encoded by the coding sequence ATGGTAAAGATAGACGTCGTTGATATTGAAAAGCCGGAAGGCGTCGAGGTCATCATTGGACAGGGCAACTTCTCGATATTCACCGTTGATGACCTAGCAAAGACCCTCCTCACAACGGTTCCGGGCATAAGGTTCGGAATAGCCATGAACGAGGCCAAGCCCCAGCTGACGCGCTTTACCGGCAATGACCCGGAGCTTGAAAAGCTTGCCGCTAAAAATGCCCTCAAGATAGGTGCAGGTCACGTCTTCGTTATACTGATGAAGAACGCGTTCCCGATAAACGTTCTCAACGCCGTCAAGAACCACCCCGCCGTTGCCATGGTCTACGGCGCCAGTGAGAACCCGTTCCAGGTGATAATAGCTGAGACTGACCTCGGCAGGAGCGTTCTGGGGATTGTGGACGGCAAGGCCGCCAACAGGATCGAAGACGAGGAGCTCAGAAAGGAGCGCAGGGAGCTTGTTGAGAAGATAGGTTACAAGATAGACTGA
- a CDS encoding Lrp/AsnC family transcriptional regulator, whose protein sequence is MGEPVMEELEFLAEILMRHPTDSLRKIAEEEGIDYYRLKRLYDKYYGKYILVSAVYNIRIIGLRSYLAFLSVPSDRILEIGYRMTQNPFVAYVNPAFGFKNGLSAILHIPDDQKDRIDEMLSKYSNDYEYYEVRAYPYSGDDNFGEWNLSYDYAVLMDILNVDARTPITKIARRLGKTRPTVKFMINRLKEMGILVGFDPALENNVHDRSVLGIAETLDESVIERFKEYEIIVGVFPGRGYVIEWFFSSKDDLGTKILEFSNYVDKILINYFDSTFKELNDKNGMTRYSRRVKKDGSGYRSILDF, encoded by the coding sequence ATGGGCGAGCCTGTCATGGAGGAGCTCGAATTTCTCGCGGAAATTTTGATGAGGCATCCCACCGATAGCCTTAGGAAGATAGCCGAGGAAGAGGGAATAGACTACTACCGGCTCAAGAGACTGTACGATAAGTATTACGGCAAGTACATCCTCGTCAGTGCCGTTTACAACATCAGGATAATAGGCCTCAGAAGCTATCTGGCATTTCTGAGCGTCCCTTCAGACCGCATACTTGAGATTGGTTATAGGATGACCCAGAATCCTTTTGTGGCTTATGTTAATCCCGCATTCGGCTTCAAAAATGGACTATCTGCAATACTCCACATCCCAGACGACCAGAAGGACAGGATAGACGAGATGCTCTCAAAATACTCCAACGACTATGAATACTATGAGGTCAGGGCGTATCCGTATAGCGGGGACGACAACTTCGGAGAATGGAACTTGAGCTACGATTATGCTGTGCTGATGGACATCTTGAATGTAGACGCAAGAACCCCGATAACCAAGATAGCCCGGAGGCTCGGGAAGACCCGCCCTACAGTAAAATTCATGATAAACCGGCTTAAGGAGATGGGAATCCTGGTTGGATTCGACCCCGCTTTGGAAAACAATGTCCATGACAGGAGCGTTCTTGGAATAGCGGAAACCCTCGACGAATCGGTGATAGAGAGATTCAAGGAATACGAGATCATTGTTGGGGTGTTCCCCGGAAGAGGATATGTCATAGAATGGTTTTTCTCCTCAAAAGATGACCTGGGAACGAAGATACTGGAGTTCAGTAATTACGTGGACAAGATTCTGATCAACTATTTTGACTCAACATTCAAAGAACTCAACGACAAGAATGGAATGACCAGGTACTCACGAAGGGTAAAAAAAGACGGAAGCGGGTACCGATCCATACTGGACTTCTAA
- a CDS encoding SPASM domain-containing protein, which translates to MERVAYDASHTVDVGMALNIVSIGKPPWSNSSHSGRLERLIVQLGAGNGKFSEIYGIPRSIGCIGNSSFVLRREPLSPERVRGLIREFREIGGKELWLTNYDRVEYLTSVATYASEIGVPEVYAVVKLEDVESVEPVDGVRFIAELEYSPKNVQRLEAYSWLYGALIMVRGSQLDELMGLKTTFPGEVYVDVLFPGSARKLDFNVIEVKRILNPTVERYHDCLAGTMAVTADGYALPCPLLRNYVVGDLKELGIKKVLRKRRIKAFWKMTKDEIGACSACPFRYICHDCRALEYQATSEIDGLEYCHIVF; encoded by the coding sequence ATGGAAAGGGTAGCCTACGATGCATCTCATACCGTTGATGTGGGGATGGCCCTCAATATAGTCTCCATAGGAAAGCCTCCCTGGAGCAACAGCTCCCACAGCGGCAGGCTTGAGCGTCTCATCGTGCAGCTTGGTGCCGGGAACGGTAAATTCTCCGAGATTTATGGCATACCGCGCTCAATAGGGTGTATAGGGAACAGCTCTTTCGTTCTTCGAAGGGAACCCCTCAGCCCCGAAAGGGTGAGGGGGCTTATCCGGGAGTTCAGGGAGATAGGCGGTAAGGAGCTCTGGCTCACCAACTACGACAGGGTGGAATACCTTACCAGCGTTGCCACCTACGCCTCCGAAATAGGCGTCCCTGAGGTCTATGCCGTCGTCAAGCTTGAGGATGTGGAATCGGTCGAACCCGTCGATGGGGTCCGCTTCATCGCCGAGCTTGAATACTCACCGAAAAACGTTCAGAGGCTTGAGGCCTACAGCTGGCTCTACGGAGCGCTCATAATGGTGCGGGGTTCACAGCTGGACGAGCTTATGGGCCTCAAGACCACATTTCCGGGAGAGGTCTACGTCGACGTTCTCTTCCCCGGCTCCGCTAGAAAGCTGGACTTCAATGTCATAGAGGTCAAGAGGATACTGAATCCCACCGTTGAAAGGTACCACGACTGCTTGGCCGGTACGATGGCCGTAACGGCTGACGGCTATGCACTTCCGTGCCCGCTCCTCAGGAACTACGTTGTTGGAGACCTCAAGGAGCTGGGGATAAAGAAGGTTCTCAGGAAGAGGAGGATCAAGGCCTTCTGGAAGATGACGAAGGACGAGATAGGGGCCTGCAGTGCCTGCCCGTTCAGGTATATCTGCCACGACTGCAGGGCACTGGAGTATCAGGCTACCAGTGAGATAGACGGGCTTGAGTATTGCCATATAGTGTTTTAG
- a CDS encoding molybdenum cofactor biosynthesis protein MoaE: MKARITEEPFDLNEALSYLVVPEAGGYVFFLGKVRNENHGRKVKKLIYETYEEMAVKEMEKIRNEAIQKFPILDMLIWHRYGELGVGEDTILIIASGKHRKEAFDACIWAIDEVKRRVPVWKREVTEEGTFWIEGDRLVPEE, from the coding sequence ATGAAGGCCAGGATAACGGAGGAACCCTTTGACCTTAACGAGGCACTGAGCTACTTGGTAGTTCCCGAGGCTGGTGGCTATGTCTTCTTCCTCGGCAAGGTCAGAAACGAGAACCACGGAAGAAAAGTGAAGAAACTCATATACGAGACCTACGAGGAGATGGCTGTTAAAGAGATGGAAAAAATCAGGAATGAGGCCATCCAAAAGTTCCCAATCCTGGATATGCTGATATGGCACCGCTACGGGGAGCTTGGGGTTGGGGAAGACACCATACTGATAATCGCGAGTGGGAAGCATAGAAAAGAGGCCTTTGATGCGTGCATCTGGGCCATTGATGAGGTCAAGCGCCGCGTCCCGGTGTGGAAGAGGGAGGTGACGGAGGAGGGTACTTTCTGGATTGAGGGTGACCGGCTGGTTCCAGAGGAATGA
- a CDS encoding ThiF family adenylyltransferase: MLSEKEIERYDRQIMIFGVDGQEKLKSAKVAVIGVGGLGSPVAYYLAAAGIGTILLVDEQKPELSNLNRQILHWEEDIERNPKSLSAKWKLERFNSEVKIETFVGRLTEENIEDVLRDVDVIVDCLDNFETRFLLDDYAQKKGIPLVHGAVEGTYGQVTTIIPGKTKSLREIFPNVGERKGKFPILGATAGVIGTLQAMEVIKLLTGIGEPLLNKLLIADLAFNTFEVVELR, encoded by the coding sequence ATGCTGAGCGAAAAGGAAATCGAGCGCTACGACAGGCAGATAATGATCTTCGGCGTTGATGGGCAGGAGAAACTCAAAAGTGCAAAGGTAGCCGTCATCGGTGTCGGCGGCCTCGGGAGCCCGGTGGCTTACTACCTTGCGGCAGCGGGAATAGGCACGATATTGCTGGTTGACGAGCAAAAGCCCGAACTCAGCAACCTCAACAGGCAGATACTCCACTGGGAGGAGGATATCGAAAGGAACCCAAAATCCCTATCGGCGAAGTGGAAGCTTGAGCGCTTTAACTCGGAGGTAAAAATCGAGACTTTCGTTGGAAGATTGACTGAGGAGAACATTGAGGACGTTCTCAGGGACGTTGACGTTATCGTTGACTGCCTCGATAACTTTGAGACGAGGTTTCTCCTCGACGACTACGCCCAGAAAAAAGGTATCCCCCTCGTCCACGGTGCCGTTGAGGGAACCTACGGCCAGGTGACAACAATAATTCCCGGAAAAACTAAGAGCCTGCGCGAGATATTCCCTAACGTGGGGGAAAGGAAGGGAAAGTTCCCGATACTCGGGGCGACTGCGGGAGTCATCGGCACACTTCAGGCGATGGAGGTAATAAAGCTGCTCACCGGGATTGGCGAGCCCCTCCTCAACAAACTGCTTATAGCTGACCTGGCCTTCAACACCTTTGAGGTTGTCGAGCTCAGGTAG
- a CDS encoding ubiquitin-like small modifier protein 1 — protein sequence MRIRVRYFARFRSLVGTSEEELEVPDGIKVRELIEILKERHPVLKNEVFAEDDDLADVNVSRNGSYVSFDEVLRDGDVVALFPPVSGG from the coding sequence ATGAGGATTAGGGTTCGCTACTTTGCCCGCTTCCGCTCCCTCGTTGGCACCAGCGAGGAGGAGCTGGAGGTTCCCGATGGGATAAAGGTTAGAGAGCTGATAGAAATCCTGAAGGAAAGGCACCCGGTTCTCAAAAACGAGGTCTTCGCCGAGGACGACGACCTTGCCGATGTGAATGTCTCACGAAACGGTAGCTATGTCAGCTTCGACGAGGTTCTCCGAGATGGGGACGTTGTGGCACTGTTCCCTCCGGTCAGCGGTGGTTGA